From a region of the Carettochelys insculpta isolate YL-2023 chromosome 29, ASM3395843v1, whole genome shotgun sequence genome:
- the RGL3 gene encoding ral guanine nucleotide dissociation stimulator-like 3 isoform X3, whose translation MEPLQEWGEELEDGAIYSVTLQRVRAEAVANGGPCLLAGAGAPCPFIQYRTCKLRRLRAGTLPRLVRGLVSAEAESDPAYVPSFLATYRAFATPGRVLELLLPLGPHRAVLQVLELWLCDHSEDFWEPPQHPSLCQLHSYIHQVAPGSEGCVQADGLLKSFQEKAGGEQAEPEGCDSPGLPALGVEAGAEGCGEPPELLSFSAEEVAEQLTLMDVNTDPAQPPLPQELFVQVQPFHCLGCVWSQRDRKGGRGAAPSVRATVAQFNAVAGCVVSSVLHDVQLRAPQRARLLEKWVAIAQHCCVLRNFSSLRAVLSALQSSPIHRLKRTWAAVSRDATGTFRKLSQMSDERDHLSCREILLQGDAAQGVSNEAASPRCPRRPSPPEKLPARPPGTVPYLGTFLTDLVMLDTALPDFLEGGLINFEKRRKEAEVLLRIRRLQASCGGYALRPNAPLLAAFQRQGRLSEEHSYRISQLIEPPADSCPSSPRVRRSLSKRFSSLLLGAEAVSPRLPSPKGDLSPLGTSNSCEAEERPSTPCSPDAVRSLCKSLLELPLSTCPPEEQPAGLAPRPRSPLSRQQGADSRIVRVSLENAQANLYRSILLTSQDKTSAVVQRALQKHGLEGAPPAEFQLLQLLGGSRELLIPDGANAFYAMNPAANFDFVLRRRGPPTPSSPRPPRPSPSHRAPLPPDHPSPADPPLPLPTATPSPAVHFTLWGPTPHPSPLGPPS comes from the exons ATG gagccACTCCAGGAGTGGGGCGAAGAACTGGAAGATGGGGCCATCTACAGTGTCACCCTGCAGAGAGTGAGGGCGGAGGCTGTGGCCAACGGGGGACCCTGCCTGCTG GCTGGAGCgggtgctccctgccccttcATTCAGTACCGCACCTGCAAGCTGCGCCGCCTGCGGGCGGGGACCTTGCCCCGGCTGGTGAGAGGCCTGGTCTCTGCCGAGGCGGAGAGCGACCCTGCCTACGTGCCCAGCTTCCTGGCCACCTACCGCGCCTTCGCCACCCCTGGCCGTGTGCTCGAGCTGCTTCTGCCGCTGGGCCCCCACAG ggctgtgctgcaggtcctggagctctggttgTGTGATCACTCTGAGGATTTCTgggagcccccccagcaccccagcctgTGCCAGCTCCACAGCTACATCCACCAGGTAGCCCCAGGCTCAGAGGGGTGTGTGCAGGCTGACGGGCTACTGAAGAGCTTCCAGGAGAAGGCGGGAGGGGAACAGGCAGAGCCTGAGG GCTGCGACTCCCCTGGTCTGCCGGCGCTGGGGGtcgaggcaggggcagagggctgtggggagccccccGAGCTCCTCTCATTCAGTGCAGAGGAGGTGGCCGAGCAGCTCACGCTAATGGACGTA AATACggaccctgcccagccccctctcccccaggagcTATTCGTACAGGTGCAGCCCTTCCACTGCCTGGGCTGTGTGTGGTCGCAACGGGACCGCAAGGGGGGCCGAGGGGCTGCGCCCAGCGTCCGCGCCACCGTGGCCCAGTTCAACGCCGTGGCTGGCTGCGTCGTCTCCTCCGTGCTGCATGACGTGCAGCTCCGGGCGCCGCAGAGAGCCCGGctgctggagaagtgggtcgccATCGCCCAG cactgctgcgtTCTGCGTAACTTCTCCTCCCTGCGAGCTGTGCTCTCTGCCCTGCAGTCCAGCCCCATCCACCGGCTCAAGAGGACCTGGGCTGCTGTCAGCCG GGACGCCACGGGCACCTTCCGGAAGCTCTCACAGATGTCCGATGAGCGGGACCACCTGAGCTGCCGGGAAATCCtgctgcag GGGGATGCTGCCCAGGGGGTCTCCAACGAAGCtgccagcccccgctgcccccgcaGACCCAGTCCCCCGGAGAAGCTGCCG gcgCGCCCCCCGGGCACCGTTCCGTACCTCGGCACCTTCTTGACGGACCTGGTGATGCTGGACACGGCTCTGCCGGATTTCCTGGAG GGTGGGCTCATCAACTTCGAAAAGAGGCGGAAG GAGGCAGAGGTCCTGCTGCGGATCCGGCGGCTGCAGGCCTCGTGTGGGGGCTACGCCCTGCGCCCCAACGCCCCCCTGCTGGCCGCCTTCCAGCGCCAGGGCCGGCTCTCCGAGGAGCACAG CTACCGGATCTCCCAGCTCATCGAGCCCCCGGCcgactcctgccccagctccccccgcgTGCGGCGCAGCCTCAGCAAACGCTTCAGCTC gctcctgctgggggctgaGGCCGTGTCCCCCCGTCTGCCCTCCCCAAAGGGCGACCTCTCGCCCTTGGGCACCAGCAACAGCTGCGAGGCTGAGGAGaggcccagcaccccctgctccccagacgCAGTGAGGTCCCTCTGCAAG agcctgctggagctgccgctgAGTACCTGCCCCCCCGAGGAGCAGCCCGCCGGCCTGGCCCCCCGCCCGCGCTCGCCCCTCTCCCGCCAGCAGGGCGCCGACTCGCGCATCGTGcgcgtcagcctggagaacgccCAGGCCAACCTCTACCGGAGCATCCTG CTGACCAGCCAGGACAAGACCTCGGCTGTGGTGCAACGTGCCCTGCAGAAACACGGCCTGGAGGGGGCCCCGCCAGCCGagttccagctcctgcagctgctggggggcagcagag AGCTGCTGATCCCCGATGGAGCCAACGCCTTCTACGCCATGAACCCCGCCGCCAACTTCGACTTTGTGCTGCGCCGCAGGggacccccaaccccctccagcccccggcccccccggcccagcccctcccatcgagctcccctccccccggaccaccccagccctgctgaccccccactccccttgcccacagcaacccccagcccagctgtccaCTTCACTCTCTGGggccctaccccccaccccagccccctgggcccCCCCTCCTAG
- the RGL3 gene encoding ral guanine nucleotide dissociation stimulator-like 3 isoform X1, which yields MRLPSARQGPSCRCSWGERGWGVLSPCCTPKLPSSLTLPLSLHPPSEPTPIPAWSPLLHPEPCICDPTLRSASLAVSQTPQPCPCHSPPSALDCPGSQRPCSNHSTPLLLPSRTSCLRGGCWWGPWPGLFSHPQEPLQEWGEELEDGAIYSVTLQRVRAEAVANGGPCLLAGAGAPCPFIQYRTCKLRRLRAGTLPRLVRGLVSAEAESDPAYVPSFLATYRAFATPGRVLELLLPLGPHRAVLQVLELWLCDHSEDFWEPPQHPSLCQLHSYIHQVAPGSEGCVQADGLLKSFQEKAGGEQAEPEGCDSPGLPALGVEAGAEGCGEPPELLSFSAEEVAEQLTLMDVNTDPAQPPLPQELFVQVQPFHCLGCVWSQRDRKGGRGAAPSVRATVAQFNAVAGCVVSSVLHDVQLRAPQRARLLEKWVAIAQHCCVLRNFSSLRAVLSALQSSPIHRLKRTWAAVSRDATGTFRKLSQMSDERDHLSCREILLQGDAAQGVSNEAASPRCPRRPSPPEKLPARPPGTVPYLGTFLTDLVMLDTALPDFLEGGLINFEKRRKEAEVLLRIRRLQASCGGYALRPNAPLLAAFQRQGRLSEEHSYRISQLIEPPADSCPSSPRVRRSLSKRFSSLLLGAEAVSPRLPSPKGDLSPLGTSNSCEAEERPSTPCSPDAVRSLCKSLLELPLSTCPPEEQPAGLAPRPRSPLSRQQGADSRIVRVSLENAQANLYRSILLTSQDKTSAVVQRALQKHGLEGAPPAEFQLLQLLGGSRELLIPDGANAFYAMNPAANFDFVLRRRGPPTPSSPRPPRPSPSHRAPLPPDHPSPADPPLPLPTATPSPAVHFTLWGPTPHPSPLGPPS from the exons ATGCGGCTACCAAGCGccaggcagggccccagctgccGGTGCTCTtggggagagagagggtggggggtcctttctccctgctgcaccccaaaacTTCCCTCATCCCTGACCCtacccctgagcctgcaccccccctcagagcccacacccatcccagcctggagccccctgctgcaccccgagCCCTGCATTTGTGACCCCACCCTGCGGTCTGCATCCCTTGCtgtctcccagaccccacagccctgcccctgccactcaccaccTTCTGCGTTGGACTGTCCTGGTTCCCAgcgcccctgctctaaccactcaaccccactgctgctcccaagCCGCACCTCCTGTCTGCGgggtgggtgctggtggggcccaTGGCCTGGTcttttctcccacccccaggagccACTCCAGGAGTGGGGCGAAGAACTGGAAGATGGGGCCATCTACAGTGTCACCCTGCAGAGAGTGAGGGCGGAGGCTGTGGCCAACGGGGGACCCTGCCTGCTG GCTGGAGCgggtgctccctgccccttcATTCAGTACCGCACCTGCAAGCTGCGCCGCCTGCGGGCGGGGACCTTGCCCCGGCTGGTGAGAGGCCTGGTCTCTGCCGAGGCGGAGAGCGACCCTGCCTACGTGCCCAGCTTCCTGGCCACCTACCGCGCCTTCGCCACCCCTGGCCGTGTGCTCGAGCTGCTTCTGCCGCTGGGCCCCCACAG ggctgtgctgcaggtcctggagctctggttgTGTGATCACTCTGAGGATTTCTgggagcccccccagcaccccagcctgTGCCAGCTCCACAGCTACATCCACCAGGTAGCCCCAGGCTCAGAGGGGTGTGTGCAGGCTGACGGGCTACTGAAGAGCTTCCAGGAGAAGGCGGGAGGGGAACAGGCAGAGCCTGAGG GCTGCGACTCCCCTGGTCTGCCGGCGCTGGGGGtcgaggcaggggcagagggctgtggggagccccccGAGCTCCTCTCATTCAGTGCAGAGGAGGTGGCCGAGCAGCTCACGCTAATGGACGTA AATACggaccctgcccagccccctctcccccaggagcTATTCGTACAGGTGCAGCCCTTCCACTGCCTGGGCTGTGTGTGGTCGCAACGGGACCGCAAGGGGGGCCGAGGGGCTGCGCCCAGCGTCCGCGCCACCGTGGCCCAGTTCAACGCCGTGGCTGGCTGCGTCGTCTCCTCCGTGCTGCATGACGTGCAGCTCCGGGCGCCGCAGAGAGCCCGGctgctggagaagtgggtcgccATCGCCCAG cactgctgcgtTCTGCGTAACTTCTCCTCCCTGCGAGCTGTGCTCTCTGCCCTGCAGTCCAGCCCCATCCACCGGCTCAAGAGGACCTGGGCTGCTGTCAGCCG GGACGCCACGGGCACCTTCCGGAAGCTCTCACAGATGTCCGATGAGCGGGACCACCTGAGCTGCCGGGAAATCCtgctgcag GGGGATGCTGCCCAGGGGGTCTCCAACGAAGCtgccagcccccgctgcccccgcaGACCCAGTCCCCCGGAGAAGCTGCCG gcgCGCCCCCCGGGCACCGTTCCGTACCTCGGCACCTTCTTGACGGACCTGGTGATGCTGGACACGGCTCTGCCGGATTTCCTGGAG GGTGGGCTCATCAACTTCGAAAAGAGGCGGAAG GAGGCAGAGGTCCTGCTGCGGATCCGGCGGCTGCAGGCCTCGTGTGGGGGCTACGCCCTGCGCCCCAACGCCCCCCTGCTGGCCGCCTTCCAGCGCCAGGGCCGGCTCTCCGAGGAGCACAG CTACCGGATCTCCCAGCTCATCGAGCCCCCGGCcgactcctgccccagctccccccgcgTGCGGCGCAGCCTCAGCAAACGCTTCAGCTC gctcctgctgggggctgaGGCCGTGTCCCCCCGTCTGCCCTCCCCAAAGGGCGACCTCTCGCCCTTGGGCACCAGCAACAGCTGCGAGGCTGAGGAGaggcccagcaccccctgctccccagacgCAGTGAGGTCCCTCTGCAAG agcctgctggagctgccgctgAGTACCTGCCCCCCCGAGGAGCAGCCCGCCGGCCTGGCCCCCCGCCCGCGCTCGCCCCTCTCCCGCCAGCAGGGCGCCGACTCGCGCATCGTGcgcgtcagcctggagaacgccCAGGCCAACCTCTACCGGAGCATCCTG CTGACCAGCCAGGACAAGACCTCGGCTGTGGTGCAACGTGCCCTGCAGAAACACGGCCTGGAGGGGGCCCCGCCAGCCGagttccagctcctgcagctgctggggggcagcagag AGCTGCTGATCCCCGATGGAGCCAACGCCTTCTACGCCATGAACCCCGCCGCCAACTTCGACTTTGTGCTGCGCCGCAGGggacccccaaccccctccagcccccggcccccccggcccagcccctcccatcgagctcccctccccccggaccaccccagccctgctgaccccccactccccttgcccacagcaacccccagcccagctgtccaCTTCACTCTCTGGggccctaccccccaccccagccccctgggcccCCCCTCCTAG
- the RGL3 gene encoding ral guanine nucleotide dissociation stimulator-like 3 isoform X2 has product MRLPSARQGPSCRCSWGERGWGVLSPCCTPKLPSSLTLPLSLHPPSEPTPIPAWSPLLHPEPCICDPTLRSASLAVSQTPQPCPCHSPPSALDCPGSQRPCSNHSTPLLLPSRTSCLRGGCWWGPWPGLFSHPQEPLQEWGEELEDGAIYSVTLQRVRAEAVANGGPCLLAGAGAPCPFIQYRTCKLRRLRAGTLPRLVRGLVSAEAESDPAYVPSFLATYRAFATPGRVLELLLPLGPHRAVLQVLELWLCDHSEDFWEPPQHPSLCQLHSYIHQVAPGSEGCVQADGLLKSFQEKAGGEQAEPEGCDSPGLPALGVEAGAEGCGEPPELLSFSAEEVAEQLTLMDVPPLPQELFVQVQPFHCLGCVWSQRDRKGGRGAAPSVRATVAQFNAVAGCVVSSVLHDVQLRAPQRARLLEKWVAIAQHCCVLRNFSSLRAVLSALQSSPIHRLKRTWAAVSRDATGTFRKLSQMSDERDHLSCREILLQGDAAQGVSNEAASPRCPRRPSPPEKLPARPPGTVPYLGTFLTDLVMLDTALPDFLEGGLINFEKRRKEAEVLLRIRRLQASCGGYALRPNAPLLAAFQRQGRLSEEHSYRISQLIEPPADSCPSSPRVRRSLSKRFSSLLLGAEAVSPRLPSPKGDLSPLGTSNSCEAEERPSTPCSPDAVRSLCKSLLELPLSTCPPEEQPAGLAPRPRSPLSRQQGADSRIVRVSLENAQANLYRSILLTSQDKTSAVVQRALQKHGLEGAPPAEFQLLQLLGGSRELLIPDGANAFYAMNPAANFDFVLRRRGPPTPSSPRPPRPSPSHRAPLPPDHPSPADPPLPLPTATPSPAVHFTLWGPTPHPSPLGPPS; this is encoded by the exons ATGCGGCTACCAAGCGccaggcagggccccagctgccGGTGCTCTtggggagagagagggtggggggtcctttctccctgctgcaccccaaaacTTCCCTCATCCCTGACCCtacccctgagcctgcaccccccctcagagcccacacccatcccagcctggagccccctgctgcaccccgagCCCTGCATTTGTGACCCCACCCTGCGGTCTGCATCCCTTGCtgtctcccagaccccacagccctgcccctgccactcaccaccTTCTGCGTTGGACTGTCCTGGTTCCCAgcgcccctgctctaaccactcaaccccactgctgctcccaagCCGCACCTCCTGTCTGCGgggtgggtgctggtggggcccaTGGCCTGGTcttttctcccacccccaggagccACTCCAGGAGTGGGGCGAAGAACTGGAAGATGGGGCCATCTACAGTGTCACCCTGCAGAGAGTGAGGGCGGAGGCTGTGGCCAACGGGGGACCCTGCCTGCTG GCTGGAGCgggtgctccctgccccttcATTCAGTACCGCACCTGCAAGCTGCGCCGCCTGCGGGCGGGGACCTTGCCCCGGCTGGTGAGAGGCCTGGTCTCTGCCGAGGCGGAGAGCGACCCTGCCTACGTGCCCAGCTTCCTGGCCACCTACCGCGCCTTCGCCACCCCTGGCCGTGTGCTCGAGCTGCTTCTGCCGCTGGGCCCCCACAG ggctgtgctgcaggtcctggagctctggttgTGTGATCACTCTGAGGATTTCTgggagcccccccagcaccccagcctgTGCCAGCTCCACAGCTACATCCACCAGGTAGCCCCAGGCTCAGAGGGGTGTGTGCAGGCTGACGGGCTACTGAAGAGCTTCCAGGAGAAGGCGGGAGGGGAACAGGCAGAGCCTGAGG GCTGCGACTCCCCTGGTCTGCCGGCGCTGGGGGtcgaggcaggggcagagggctgtggggagccccccGAGCTCCTCTCATTCAGTGCAGAGGAGGTGGCCGAGCAGCTCACGCTAATGGACGTA ccccctctcccccaggagcTATTCGTACAGGTGCAGCCCTTCCACTGCCTGGGCTGTGTGTGGTCGCAACGGGACCGCAAGGGGGGCCGAGGGGCTGCGCCCAGCGTCCGCGCCACCGTGGCCCAGTTCAACGCCGTGGCTGGCTGCGTCGTCTCCTCCGTGCTGCATGACGTGCAGCTCCGGGCGCCGCAGAGAGCCCGGctgctggagaagtgggtcgccATCGCCCAG cactgctgcgtTCTGCGTAACTTCTCCTCCCTGCGAGCTGTGCTCTCTGCCCTGCAGTCCAGCCCCATCCACCGGCTCAAGAGGACCTGGGCTGCTGTCAGCCG GGACGCCACGGGCACCTTCCGGAAGCTCTCACAGATGTCCGATGAGCGGGACCACCTGAGCTGCCGGGAAATCCtgctgcag GGGGATGCTGCCCAGGGGGTCTCCAACGAAGCtgccagcccccgctgcccccgcaGACCCAGTCCCCCGGAGAAGCTGCCG gcgCGCCCCCCGGGCACCGTTCCGTACCTCGGCACCTTCTTGACGGACCTGGTGATGCTGGACACGGCTCTGCCGGATTTCCTGGAG GGTGGGCTCATCAACTTCGAAAAGAGGCGGAAG GAGGCAGAGGTCCTGCTGCGGATCCGGCGGCTGCAGGCCTCGTGTGGGGGCTACGCCCTGCGCCCCAACGCCCCCCTGCTGGCCGCCTTCCAGCGCCAGGGCCGGCTCTCCGAGGAGCACAG CTACCGGATCTCCCAGCTCATCGAGCCCCCGGCcgactcctgccccagctccccccgcgTGCGGCGCAGCCTCAGCAAACGCTTCAGCTC gctcctgctgggggctgaGGCCGTGTCCCCCCGTCTGCCCTCCCCAAAGGGCGACCTCTCGCCCTTGGGCACCAGCAACAGCTGCGAGGCTGAGGAGaggcccagcaccccctgctccccagacgCAGTGAGGTCCCTCTGCAAG agcctgctggagctgccgctgAGTACCTGCCCCCCCGAGGAGCAGCCCGCCGGCCTGGCCCCCCGCCCGCGCTCGCCCCTCTCCCGCCAGCAGGGCGCCGACTCGCGCATCGTGcgcgtcagcctggagaacgccCAGGCCAACCTCTACCGGAGCATCCTG CTGACCAGCCAGGACAAGACCTCGGCTGTGGTGCAACGTGCCCTGCAGAAACACGGCCTGGAGGGGGCCCCGCCAGCCGagttccagctcctgcagctgctggggggcagcagag AGCTGCTGATCCCCGATGGAGCCAACGCCTTCTACGCCATGAACCCCGCCGCCAACTTCGACTTTGTGCTGCGCCGCAGGggacccccaaccccctccagcccccggcccccccggcccagcccctcccatcgagctcccctccccccggaccaccccagccctgctgaccccccactccccttgcccacagcaacccccagcccagctgtccaCTTCACTCTCTGGggccctaccccccaccccagccccctgggcccCCCCTCCTAG
- the RGL3 gene encoding ral guanine nucleotide dissociation stimulator-like 3 isoform X4 gives MAWSFLPPPGATPGVGRRTGRWGHLQCHPAESEGGGCGQRGTLPAGCDSPGLPALGVEAGAEGCGEPPELLSFSAEEVAEQLTLMDVNTDPAQPPLPQELFVQVQPFHCLGCVWSQRDRKGGRGAAPSVRATVAQFNAVAGCVVSSVLHDVQLRAPQRARLLEKWVAIAQHCCVLRNFSSLRAVLSALQSSPIHRLKRTWAAVSRDATGTFRKLSQMSDERDHLSCREILLQGDAAQGVSNEAASPRCPRRPSPPEKLPARPPGTVPYLGTFLTDLVMLDTALPDFLEGGLINFEKRRKEAEVLLRIRRLQASCGGYALRPNAPLLAAFQRQGRLSEEHSYRISQLIEPPADSCPSSPRVRRSLSKRFSSLLLGAEAVSPRLPSPKGDLSPLGTSNSCEAEERPSTPCSPDAVRSLCKSLLELPLSTCPPEEQPAGLAPRPRSPLSRQQGADSRIVRVSLENAQANLYRSILLTSQDKTSAVVQRALQKHGLEGAPPAEFQLLQLLGGSRELLIPDGANAFYAMNPAANFDFVLRRRGPPTPSSPRPPRPSPSHRAPLPPDHPSPADPPLPLPTATPSPAVHFTLWGPTPHPSPLGPPS, from the exons aTGGCCTGGTcttttctcccacccccaggagccACTCCAGGAGTGGGGCGAAGAACTGGAAGATGGGGCCATCTACAGTGTCACCCTGCAGAGAGTGAGGGCGGAGGCTGTGGCCAACGGGGGACCCTGCCTGCTG GCTGCGACTCCCCTGGTCTGCCGGCGCTGGGGGtcgaggcaggggcagagggctgtggggagccccccGAGCTCCTCTCATTCAGTGCAGAGGAGGTGGCCGAGCAGCTCACGCTAATGGACGTA AATACggaccctgcccagccccctctcccccaggagcTATTCGTACAGGTGCAGCCCTTCCACTGCCTGGGCTGTGTGTGGTCGCAACGGGACCGCAAGGGGGGCCGAGGGGCTGCGCCCAGCGTCCGCGCCACCGTGGCCCAGTTCAACGCCGTGGCTGGCTGCGTCGTCTCCTCCGTGCTGCATGACGTGCAGCTCCGGGCGCCGCAGAGAGCCCGGctgctggagaagtgggtcgccATCGCCCAG cactgctgcgtTCTGCGTAACTTCTCCTCCCTGCGAGCTGTGCTCTCTGCCCTGCAGTCCAGCCCCATCCACCGGCTCAAGAGGACCTGGGCTGCTGTCAGCCG GGACGCCACGGGCACCTTCCGGAAGCTCTCACAGATGTCCGATGAGCGGGACCACCTGAGCTGCCGGGAAATCCtgctgcag GGGGATGCTGCCCAGGGGGTCTCCAACGAAGCtgccagcccccgctgcccccgcaGACCCAGTCCCCCGGAGAAGCTGCCG gcgCGCCCCCCGGGCACCGTTCCGTACCTCGGCACCTTCTTGACGGACCTGGTGATGCTGGACACGGCTCTGCCGGATTTCCTGGAG GGTGGGCTCATCAACTTCGAAAAGAGGCGGAAG GAGGCAGAGGTCCTGCTGCGGATCCGGCGGCTGCAGGCCTCGTGTGGGGGCTACGCCCTGCGCCCCAACGCCCCCCTGCTGGCCGCCTTCCAGCGCCAGGGCCGGCTCTCCGAGGAGCACAG CTACCGGATCTCCCAGCTCATCGAGCCCCCGGCcgactcctgccccagctccccccgcgTGCGGCGCAGCCTCAGCAAACGCTTCAGCTC gctcctgctgggggctgaGGCCGTGTCCCCCCGTCTGCCCTCCCCAAAGGGCGACCTCTCGCCCTTGGGCACCAGCAACAGCTGCGAGGCTGAGGAGaggcccagcaccccctgctccccagacgCAGTGAGGTCCCTCTGCAAG agcctgctggagctgccgctgAGTACCTGCCCCCCCGAGGAGCAGCCCGCCGGCCTGGCCCCCCGCCCGCGCTCGCCCCTCTCCCGCCAGCAGGGCGCCGACTCGCGCATCGTGcgcgtcagcctggagaacgccCAGGCCAACCTCTACCGGAGCATCCTG CTGACCAGCCAGGACAAGACCTCGGCTGTGGTGCAACGTGCCCTGCAGAAACACGGCCTGGAGGGGGCCCCGCCAGCCGagttccagctcctgcagctgctggggggcagcagag AGCTGCTGATCCCCGATGGAGCCAACGCCTTCTACGCCATGAACCCCGCCGCCAACTTCGACTTTGTGCTGCGCCGCAGGggacccccaaccccctccagcccccggcccccccggcccagcccctcccatcgagctcccctccccccggaccaccccagccctgctgaccccccactccccttgcccacagcaacccccagcccagctgtccaCTTCACTCTCTGGggccctaccccccaccccagccccctgggcccCCCCTCCTAG